The genomic window GGGCGTGGCGGATGCCGCGCACCTCGGCAGCGAGGGCGTTGCCGCCGCGCGCGCACACCATCTGCGGGTGCGCGAGGAGTTGCCGGTGCGGGCGCTGGCCCTCAGCCGGTCGGAGCCCGCGCTGCCCACGCGCTTCATCGACGTGGCCTGAACCGCCCGCGCGAGCGGATCAGGTGTTCAGCGACTCGTAGATCTCTTTGCACTGGGGGCAGACCGGGAACTTCTCCGGGTCACGGCCCGGCGTCCACTTCTTGCCGCAGAGCGCCCGCACCGGCTTTCCGGTGATGGCGGATTCGAGGATCTTGTCCTTCTTGACGTAGTGCGAGAACCGCTCATGGTCACCCGGCTCGATGTTCTCCTCGCGGATGAGCTCCTCGAGCTCGCGGTCGAGGGTCGTAAGACCCCCCTGGTCGGGGCTGTCGATCGGCGTGCTCATGGTGAGTCATTCTAACCGGGGCATCCACGGTGATGGCCGGTCATGTCGCTTCGGCGAACTCCATGAGCCGACCACTCGCCCTCTCGAACACCCGGCCGCCGACGAACACCCCGG from Microbacterium sp. zg-Y625 includes these protein-coding regions:
- a CDS encoding DUF3039 domain-containing protein, with the translated sequence MSTPIDSPDQGGLTTLDRELEELIREENIEPGDHERFSHYVKKDKILESAITGKPVRALCGKKWTPGRDPEKFPVCPQCKEIYESLNT